The proteins below are encoded in one region of Sulfitobacter sp. SK012:
- a CDS encoding dimethylamine monooxygenase subunit DmmA family protein, giving the protein MSTFEFPPSIISRPVYGKLAARAGKHHLMIADAEGAEAILDIATPDLMAKTHVIYIPGSADFTDELRSLKPAQFYQGPSYAAAASRIRHVLQNAHMGVQIYLAGTEGLMGQAQHEAMHAGFPHTAIQTEHRGSTARRMQCVHCKGITEDVETDPFQCAHCGLNLFVRDHYSRRLAAYQGVCIDAEDPGNVPAQKGIYAQGADE; this is encoded by the coding sequence ATGTCGACATTTGAATTCCCGCCCTCAATTATCAGCCGTCCGGTCTACGGCAAACTTGCTGCGCGCGCTGGTAAACACCATCTGATGATTGCAGATGCCGAAGGGGCCGAAGCGATTTTGGACATCGCGACGCCAGACCTGATGGCAAAAACCCACGTCATTTATATCCCTGGCAGCGCTGATTTTACTGACGAGCTGCGTAGCCTAAAACCCGCGCAATTCTATCAGGGCCCCAGCTATGCGGCTGCAGCCAGCCGTATTCGACATGTTCTGCAAAACGCCCACATGGGGGTGCAAATCTATCTTGCGGGCACCGAGGGGTTGATGGGGCAGGCGCAACACGAAGCGATGCATGCAGGATTTCCGCATACCGCGATCCAGACAGAGCACCGCGGATCAACGGCGCGGCGTATGCAATGCGTGCATTGCAAAGGCATCACCGAAGACGTGGAAACTGATCCCTTCCAATGCGCCCACTGCGGTCTGAACCTGTTTGTGCGCGATCACTACTCGCGGCGCTTGGCCGCCTATCAGGGGGTCTGCATTGATGCAGAAGACCCCGGAAATGTCCCCGCACAAAAAGGGATTTACGCCCAAGGAGCTGACGAATGA
- a CDS encoding aminomethyltransferase family protein, which produces MAILWRHSVLGARHAAIGGELEDWNGMGTAWFYDHTPERAKADYEAIRTKAGLMDVSGLKKVHLVGPDAAYVIDRVTTRNVEKIAPGRSTYASILNSEGKFIDDCIIYHLNVNQWMVVHGTGTGMEQLTSVAAGKNCAVLFDDDLHDMSLQGPVAVDFLAKHVDGIRDLAYFGLMHTRLFGRDVMLSRTGYTGERGYEIFVRAKDACHVWDNILSEGADMGIRPVQFSTLDLLRTESYLLFYPGDNSETHPFEDGMPCGDTIWELGLEFTVSPGKTGFIGAENHYALEGKERFKIYGVRLDGTVPADEGADLMQDGKKVGVVTFGMYSELNKHNVGIARMPKACATPGVKLTVQNGDGTQIACVTEEMPFYDKEKKIRAAKG; this is translated from the coding sequence ATGGCCATCTTATGGAGACATTCTGTACTTGGAGCGCGTCACGCTGCAATCGGCGGAGAGCTTGAAGATTGGAACGGCATGGGAACTGCGTGGTTCTATGATCATACGCCTGAACGCGCAAAAGCCGACTATGAAGCAATACGGACCAAGGCCGGTCTCATGGATGTGTCTGGCCTGAAAAAGGTGCACTTGGTTGGCCCCGATGCTGCTTATGTGATTGACCGTGTTACAACGCGTAATGTCGAAAAGATCGCTCCGGGTCGTTCAACATACGCCTCGATCCTCAACAGCGAGGGTAAGTTCATTGATGATTGCATCATCTACCACCTGAATGTGAACCAATGGATGGTCGTTCATGGAACCGGAACAGGGATGGAGCAGCTGACATCAGTCGCCGCCGGCAAAAACTGTGCGGTTCTGTTTGATGATGACCTGCACGATATGTCCCTTCAGGGTCCCGTCGCAGTAGATTTTCTGGCCAAACATGTCGATGGAATTCGCGATCTGGCCTATTTCGGCCTGATGCATACGCGGCTCTTTGGGCGTGATGTGATGCTGTCACGCACCGGGTACACGGGCGAACGGGGCTACGAGATATTTGTGCGGGCAAAAGATGCCTGTCACGTGTGGGACAATATCCTATCTGAGGGCGCGGATATGGGTATCCGTCCGGTGCAATTCTCGACGCTCGATCTGTTGCGCACAGAAAGCTATTTGCTGTTCTATCCAGGTGACAATTCAGAAACCCATCCCTTTGAAGACGGAATGCCTTGCGGCGACACGATCTGGGAACTGGGTCTGGAGTTCACAGTATCCCCGGGCAAAACGGGTTTCATCGGCGCGGAAAATCACTATGCACTGGAAGGCAAGGAACGTTTCAAGATCTACGGCGTGCGTCTGGATGGGACAGTCCCCGCGGACGAAGGTGCGGATCTGATGCAAGACGGTAAGAAAGTCGGCGTTGTGACCTTTGGCATGTATTCAGAGCTTAACAAACACAACGTTGGCATCGCCCGTATGCCCAAAGCTTGTGCCACACCCGGCGTCAAGCTGACGGTCCAAAATGGCGACGGCACACAGATTGCCTGCGTCACCGAAGAGATGCCATTCTATGACAAGGAAAAGAAAATCCGCGCAGCCAAAGGTTGA
- a CDS encoding ammonium transporter — translation MEEQIAELVAKVAELEGVGAAAAVTNKMFAETFYYLTIPLMIIIHAGFLAYEMGASRLKNVLSSGVKNILAFAFMIPTFYFFGWWVYWGFPTGIPGAPGPAGISGIEYANSIALGWGESAQYMGPNIADQASGVFFGAFALFAATTASIMSGAVIERIQTVGFVILAIVLGSFAWVVAAAWGWHADGWLVTKFGVHDFGAAGLVHAVAGFFALGVLINLGPRIGKFNSDGSANHIAGHNMPLTVTGLMLIIVGFWGFLMACVIVPGEGWSWFADKPATIYGTPITLSALSFNILMAIAGGIIGAWLLTRDPFWMMSGALAGIISTASGLDIYFPAMAFIIAFSAGIILKPCADWLERRGIDDAVGAVTVHGTIGLYGVVMLGVWGAGFPALQGAAGEAPTINLMGQIIGAVVFFLVGFVPGYAVSYVLKMLGMLRIPRGAELAGMDMVKVPAEGYPEGIPAPAMNLSPGE, via the coding sequence GTGGAAGAACAAATTGCAGAACTGGTCGCTAAGGTGGCTGAGCTTGAGGGGGTAGGCGCTGCCGCGGCGGTAACAAATAAAATGTTCGCCGAGACATTTTACTACCTGACTATTCCACTGATGATTATCATCCACGCCGGTTTTCTTGCTTATGAAATGGGTGCATCGCGGCTCAAGAACGTGTTGTCCTCTGGCGTAAAGAATATCCTCGCCTTTGCATTCATGATCCCGACTTTCTACTTCTTTGGTTGGTGGGTCTATTGGGGTTTCCCAACAGGTATTCCCGGCGCGCCCGGACCTGCAGGTATTTCTGGCATTGAATACGCGAACTCCATCGCATTGGGCTGGGGCGAAAGCGCGCAATACATGGGACCAAACATCGCAGATCAGGCATCTGGCGTGTTCTTTGGTGCCTTTGCGCTCTTTGCCGCAACAACAGCGTCCATCATGTCCGGTGCTGTCATCGAGCGGATCCAGACTGTGGGCTTTGTAATCCTTGCAATCGTGCTGGGTTCCTTTGCTTGGGTTGTCGCTGCTGCTTGGGGCTGGCACGCAGATGGCTGGCTGGTCACGAAATTTGGTGTGCATGACTTTGGCGCAGCCGGGTTGGTCCATGCGGTCGCGGGTTTCTTTGCACTTGGTGTATTGATCAACCTTGGACCACGGATCGGCAAGTTCAACTCTGACGGATCTGCCAACCATATCGCTGGTCACAACATGCCGTTGACCGTTACTGGGTTGATGCTGATCATTGTCGGTTTCTGGGGTTTCTTGATGGCCTGTGTGATTGTACCGGGCGAAGGTTGGAGCTGGTTTGCTGATAAGCCTGCAACCATCTATGGCACGCCGATTACGCTTTCTGCGCTGTCCTTCAACATCCTAATGGCGATCGCTGGTGGCATCATTGGCGCATGGTTGCTGACACGTGATCCGTTCTGGATGATGTCTGGCGCACTTGCCGGGATCATCTCAACGGCGTCGGGTCTGGATATCTACTTTCCCGCAATGGCGTTCATCATCGCCTTCTCTGCAGGTATCATCCTGAAGCCTTGTGCGGATTGGCTCGAAAGACGGGGTATCGACGACGCGGTAGGCGCGGTGACCGTTCACGGTACCATCGGTCTTTATGGTGTGGTGATGTTGGGTGTCTGGGGGGCGGGTTTCCCCGCACTCCAAGGTGCCGCGGGCGAAGCGCCGACTATCAATCTGATGGGTCAGATCATCGGTGCGGTTGTGTTCTTCTTGGTTGGATTTGTACCTGGATATGCGGTCTCTTATGTCCTCAAGATGTTGGGCATGTTGCGCATCCCGCGTGGTGCTGAACTTGCAGGTATGGACATGGTTAAGGTGCCAGCTGAGGGATATCCCGAAGGCATTCCCGCACCAGCGATGAACCTCTCACCGGGTGAATAA
- a CDS encoding class II glutamine amidotransferase produces MCGIVGLFLKDPSLEPHLGSMLTEMLITMTDRGPDSAGIAIYGSETSGTGKLTVQSDTPQQDFASLEKDLAAKIGTNVSIRAKDTHAVLEMSNAQIPVARVALTDLRPNVRVMSHGETLEIYKEVGLPKNVAERFDLSSMSGTHGIGHTRMATESAVTTMGAHPFNTGVDQCLVHNGSLSNHNSLRRKLRRLGVHIETENDTEVGAAYLTWKMQTGSTLGEALQSSLDDLDGFFTFVVGTKDGFGVVRDPIACKPAVMAETDQYVAFGSEYRALVNLPGIDEARVWEPEPATVYFWSQNAAPTASEKAA; encoded by the coding sequence ATGTGCGGAATTGTTGGACTTTTTCTCAAGGACCCCTCCTTGGAACCACATCTGGGAAGCATGCTCACTGAGATGCTGATCACCATGACGGACCGCGGCCCGGACAGTGCGGGCATTGCAATTTATGGTTCTGAAACATCAGGAACCGGCAAGTTGACTGTGCAGTCGGACACCCCCCAGCAGGACTTTGCTTCGCTGGAAAAGGACCTAGCGGCCAAGATTGGCACCAACGTATCGATCCGGGCAAAGGACACCCACGCGGTCCTTGAAATGTCGAACGCGCAGATCCCTGTCGCCCGTGTTGCACTCACCGATTTGCGCCCAAATGTTCGGGTGATGAGCCATGGCGAGACACTGGAAATCTATAAAGAAGTCGGTTTGCCTAAAAATGTGGCAGAAAGATTTGATCTGAGCTCAATGAGCGGCACCCATGGCATTGGCCATACCCGCATGGCAACCGAATCAGCTGTGACAACAATGGGCGCGCATCCATTTAACACCGGCGTGGATCAATGCCTTGTGCACAATGGTTCGCTTTCCAATCACAATTCGCTGCGTCGCAAGCTGCGCCGACTTGGTGTTCATATTGAGACTGAAAACGATACAGAGGTCGGTGCCGCCTACCTGACATGGAAGATGCAAACCGGATCGACCCTTGGCGAGGCGCTGCAATCCAGCCTGGATGATCTCGATGGCTTTTTCACATTTGTTGTCGGCACGAAAGACGGCTTTGGAGTTGTCCGCGACCCTATCGCATGCAAGCCTGCCGTCATGGCCGAAACCGATCAATACGTTGCCTTTGGGTCAGAATACCGCGCGCTGGTCAATCTGCCGGGTATTGACGAAGCCCGCGTCTGGGAGCCGGAACCCGCCACTGTCTATTTCTGGAGCCAGAATGCGGCCCCCACAGCGTCCGAAAAGGCAGCCTGA
- a CDS encoding GXGXG domain-containing protein produces MQSFDLEAQGLRALNTTLHAQAKDTNQTAWEIVNPKGSHAIAVGLDAPIEVNVKGSTGYYCGGMNKQATVHVHGSAGPGVAENMMSGTVLIEGDASQYAGATGNGGTLIIKGNASSRCGISMKGIDIIVHGNIGHMSAFMAQSGNMVVCGDAGDALGDSLYEAKLFVRGSVKSLGADCIEKEMRPEHIELLTELLERGGCDAKASEFKRYGSARELYTFNIDNAY; encoded by the coding sequence ATGCAATCATTCGACCTCGAAGCGCAGGGCTTGCGCGCGCTTAACACAACACTCCACGCGCAAGCCAAAGATACCAATCAGACGGCCTGGGAAATCGTGAATCCCAAGGGCAGCCACGCGATTGCTGTGGGGCTCGACGCGCCGATTGAAGTGAATGTCAAAGGTTCGACTGGGTACTACTGCGGTGGCATGAACAAACAGGCGACTGTGCATGTTCATGGCTCTGCGGGTCCCGGCGTTGCGGAAAACATGATGTCTGGCACCGTCTTAATCGAAGGCGATGCATCGCAATATGCCGGCGCGACTGGCAATGGCGGCACCTTGATCATCAAAGGCAATGCTTCGTCGCGCTGTGGTATTTCGATGAAGGGTATCGACATTATTGTGCATGGCAACATCGGGCATATGTCCGCCTTCATGGCGCAATCAGGCAATATGGTGGTCTGCGGAGATGCGGGAGACGCCTTGGGTGACAGCCTTTATGAAGCCAAGCTTTTTGTGCGCGGTTCGGTTAAATCACTCGGCGCTGATTGTATCGAGAAAGAGATGCGACCCGAACATATCGAACTGCTGACCGAGTTGCTGGAGCGCGGCGGCTGTGACGCCAAGGCGTCCGAATTCAAACGCTATGGTTCTGCCCGCGAACTCTACACTTTTAACATTGATAATGCATACTAG